The stretch of DNA AACGCGGCGGACAAAATAATAGAAGCGGCCGATTGGATTGTTTTAATGCTGACAGGCCAAGAAAAACGCAACAGTTGCACGGCGGGATATAAAGCTATATGGCACAAACATAGAGGTTATCCCAGCAAGGATTTTTTCCGCGAGCTTAACCCGATGCTTGAGGACTTGGTAGATTCTAAGCTGTCGCGGGATATTTATCCCATAGGCGCGAAAGCGGGCGAAATCAATGATTTTGGCCATAAACTTACCGGGCTAAAAAAAGGCACCGCGGTGGCGGTAGGCAATGTTGACGCGCATGTTTCTGTGCCCGCGGTAGGCATTACGGAACCCGGCAAAATGCTTATGATTATGGGCACATCTACCTGCCATATGCTGCTGGGCGAGCAAGAGCGCGCGGTTCCGGGCATGTGCGGCGTGGTTGAGGACGGTATTTTGCCCGGGTATATGGGTTATGAAGCGGGGCAATCCTGCGTAGGCGACCATTTTGACTGGTTTGTCAAAAATTGCGTTCCCGTTCATTATCGCCAAGAAGCGCAAAAACAGAACATTGGCATTCACGACTATTTGACCAATTTGGCGTCGCGACAAAAAGTCGGCCAAAGCGGTCTTTTGGCGCTTGATTGGTGGAACGGAAACCGTTCCGTCTTAGTGGATGTGGATTTGACGGGAATGATTTTGGGAATGACATTATTGACCAAGCCCGAAGAAATTTACCGAGCCTTGATAGAGGCTACCGCATACGGCACAAGGATGATAATAGAGACTTTCCGCGAAAACGGCGTCCCTATCCATGAGCTTTACGCCGCGGGCGGCATAGTCTTTAAAAATCCTATGATGATGCAAATTTACGCCGATGTAACCGGCATGGAAATAAAATTAAGCGCATCCCCCCAAACCCCCGCTTTAGGCAGCGCGATATTCGGCGCATTGGCGGCGGGAGCTGAGCGCGGCGGTTATGATAACATTGTGGACGCCGCAAAAGCTATGTCTAAGGTAAGGAAAGATTTGATTTATAAGCCTATAGTTGAAAATGTCAAGGTTTATGATAAATTATACCAAGAATACAAAATTTTGCATGACTATTTTGGTCGCGGCGCTAACGATGTAATGAAAAGACTT from Clostridiales bacterium encodes:
- the araB gene encoding ribulokinase; amino-acid sequence: MMSKFSIGVDFGTLSGRAVLVDVNTGEEVASAVYEYPHKVMDEYLPDGKTKLGIDWALQHPQDYLDVLSNTIPQVLKSANVSSEDVIGIGIDFTACTILPTDKAGKPLCFYDEFKSEPHAYVKLWKHHAAQEHANRLNEIASKRQEKFLDLYGGKISSEWLVPKVMQIAEEAPHIYNAADKIIEAADWIVLMLTGQEKRNSCTAGYKAIWHKHRGYPSKDFFRELNPMLEDLVDSKLSRDIYPIGAKAGEINDFGHKLTGLKKGTAVAVGNVDAHVSVPAVGITEPGKMLMIMGTSTCHMLLGEQERAVPGMCGVVEDGILPGYMGYEAGQSCVGDHFDWFVKNCVPVHYRQEAQKQNIGIHDYLTNLASRQKVGQSGLLALDWWNGNRSVLVDVDLTGMILGMTLLTKPEEIYRALIEATAYGTRMIIETFRENGVPIHELYAAGGIVFKNPMMMQIYADVTGMEIKLSASPQTPALGSAIFGALAAGAERGGYDNIVDAAKAMSKVRKDLIYKPIVENVKVYDKLYQEYKILHDYFGRGANDVMKRLKAIKEETRC